In Euphorbia lathyris chromosome 9, ddEupLath1.1, whole genome shotgun sequence, the following are encoded in one genomic region:
- the LOC136207292 gene encoding protein DMP10, with protein sequence MASKGNKSIATAASNLANLLPTGTVLAFEALIPSFSNNGDCFLSNKYLTLSVIISCSLACFFSSFTDSFVGKDDKIYYGIATTKGLYVFNDCDCGDGNGEEELDENKKDNFKICLIDFVHAFGSLIVFLVFALSSSDVQHCFFSNDGSPNEKQLIMNLPLGAGLLSTFLFVVFPTRRRGIGYGDMTPQRYDNPTRFPKP encoded by the coding sequence ATGGCTTCAAAAGGCAACAAAAGCATAGCAACTGCAGCTTCAAATCTAGCCAATTTATTACCGACCGGAACAGTTCTCGCCTTCGAAGCTCTTATCCCGTCTTTCTCCAATAACGGCGACTGTTTTCTCTCCAACAAATACCTCACCTTATCCGTCATTATTTCTTGTTCGCTAGCTTGCTTTTTCTCCTCTTTTACCGACAGTTTTGTTGGTAAAGACGACAAGATTTACTACGGAATCGCTACGACGAAAGGGTTGTACGTGTTTAACGATTGCGATTGCGGGGATGGAAATGGAGAAGAAGAGTTGGATGAAAacaagaaggataattttaaaatatgtttgattgattttgttCATGCATTTGGTTCTCTAATTGTGTTCTTGGTGTTTGCTCTTAGTAGCTCTGATGTTCAACATTGTTTCTTTTCAAATGATGGATCCCCGAATGAGAAACAATTGATTATGAATTTGCCGTTAGGTGCAGGGTTATTGAGTACCTTTTTGTTCGTCGTGTTTCCAACTCGGCGGAGAGGTATTGGATATGGTGATATGACTCCCCAACGTTATGATAATCCTACTAGGTTTCCAAAACCCTAA